The nucleotide sequence CTGTCGTTCCTCCACAATTTTGTCTCCCACCGACCAACCTACTATTAATTATAATTACCCAAAACGGCATTGAGCCAGAACTCAAAGAGGTGGGGCGGCAGCTCACCAATAAAGTTTACTACATGCTTTCTCGAAGTCTGAAATTgctaacacacacatacatcattcattcatcatacaTACCCCGTatctacaccctagactggtcaccagtcagtctaAGGGAAcacagaaacagacaaccattcacattcacaatgTCATGTTTTCTTGGGTTTGGTcactggctgtttttttttcctgtctgtCCTGTCCACCTGATTGTATACGAGTGTCAACTGATGTGTGTTTTCTGGCTCTCTTTCCCTTGCGTGACCCAGGTCTTTGTTATTGTAgtcaacccctgtctgtctattttaaccctgtgtttgtgtgtgttggcgTGTTTTCTGTCTTTGTTATGTTTGCCTTTTGTCAGTGTGTGTCTCCCCTGTTTTCGTACTCCCCAGATATCCCTCATTTTTGCTTGCACCTGCTGGTATTTTCTTCTTGAAGCAGATGTCTTACTAAAATCCAAAATACGTTCCTTCTGGTCTGTATTGGCATGAAATTATTCTTATGCCTTATTtgccttatttatttactttactCCAAACGTTGTAACCTTGGTTACGACTGTGAATGTCCTTCGTCCGTGGGATTCCAAATGTATTAAACTTGTTCCAAACCTGTTTGGACAGGTTTAGACCTGTGACTCCAGGCAAAGTCACCTGTTTATCATAGCCCAACAGTTCCCATAGAAATGGAGTACATACCATTGGGAGAGTTATGGACGAAATAAGGTCCCAAGGCTAGGCCAAGGGAGGCAAACTTGGCTGCTTTACAGGGTGGCATGTCTGTCTCTTACCTCTGCACAGAGTGCCTAATAAACGTTTTTCATTGATAAGTCATTTCTTGTTCCCGGAGTATAGTTCATTCAAGCGAAAATTCCGCGACACAAAAACGATTGATACAACATAAAAAATGATACATATGTGGACGTCTGCACCAACCCTAAAGGAAGAGGCACACCCAAACCTGTTAAACCTGCAAAAGGGGAGTTGAACCACCAAGGGGTTGAACCAGCTTATTGTGTGAATGCATGTGATCATTTGTCATCAGGTTGTTGTTTTGTCTTTAAAAGCAGATACCACACCTTTCACACATCATTCTCATTGCagaaccaaacaacatttctaTCGGCATACCGTAAGTACGGAGGAACATGTGAGAATAAAGAATGCAGATCTtgtagattatatatatatatatatatatatatatatatatatatatatatatatatatatatatatatatatatatatatattatctacAGGATCTGCATTCTTTATTCACCTACTCATATCAATTAACATTTCCAACCCTAACCAACCATTCTCGGCTAACTAATGCGatgctttttttctgcacaACCTTAACCGGGAACAGGCTACTTTTCCCTACCAAAGCAAGAATGCCCCGTTTTGACAGATGCATTGAAGATGTCCTCGACTTCTTCGATGAGTACGCCAGTGAGGAAACCGAATGTTTGGACAGAGATCAGTTTAAGGAGCTGGCAACCAGCACATTCAGTTCCCCCGAATATCAAGTAAAATAACAATGCAGCAAGCTCATTTTATACACAGGAGGCAATGGTATTTTATTGAAGTGAACTGTTTTATGTGTCCACAGGGGAAACTTGAGTCAATTGATGTCGATGAGCTCTTTGACAAGCTGGATACAAACGGTGATGGAGAGCTCACGTTCGAAGAGTACATCAGATGCATAGGAGAAATAATTGAACGTTTCCGCAAGAAGGCTGGCAGGAGAGGTGGTAGGAATAGACGCAAGGAAGACGCAGACACACCTTCTATTTCCGATTGCGTTGAAGATATCATCGAATTCTTTGAGACAAACTCTAGCGAGGGCAGCGATGGTTTAAGCAGGGAGCAGTTTAAGGAACTAGCGACCAGCGAAATAAATTCCTCCAGTTTTGCTGTATGTAACAACATAGTAAAGTCATTCTTAATTCCAGAtgcaattgtgttttattgaagTGGCCCATTTTGTGTGTCCACAGGGGAAGCTTGAGGCAGATAAGCTGGACGAGCTCTTTGACAAGCTGGATGCAAACAGTGACGGTGAGCTGTCCTTCAATGAGTACATCAAATGCCTGGGAGACATTTTGAAAACCATGCGCAAGAAGACTGGCAGGAGGGGCAAAAGAGGCGGAAGAGGCGGTAGAGGGGgcaaaggaggaggaggcggtggagggggcaaaggaggaggaggcggtggaGGAGGCAGAGGCGGTGGAGGGGgcaaaggaggaggaggccGAGGAGGCCGAGGAGGCCGAGGAGGCAGAGGGgatgattaataaaaaaaaaaggtctgtaATCATCAGTCATTTATTATTCACTTCTGAAGCAGAACCAACACAATTGAACAATAAATATTTGTCTAAATGTTGACCCTGTCTTTTTATGTTGTATACTGCAAATAATTGTATTACATCTCCAATTGTCATACCAAGGATCTTATGATATGATCACATATCTCATAGATGGAAGTGATACATTTTCTTCCTCAGTTTTAAAATTTTAACATTTGGCAGAAATTTCCATTTCCAACATGCTTTTGTCAGATAATTAGATCAAGTCATGTTATATTTGACTTTATGTCATTtcatatttgtgtgtattttctttttttgctattgTGTTTTGCACAAAAAGCCATGCCGCAGAACCGTTCATGTATGTAAATGTACTAAGCAGCAGTGGGGCTGAAATACCCAAAGAGAAAACAGGTATATGAATGAATAACTAGTAAAGTAATTTCGTCACTCTTTCAGAAAAGTAATGTTAACTATAaccttttacttaaaaaaattaacgtGGTCAATACTATAAcctttcagtgctcctaaatgtCAGGATATAACTCCCTTAttttaactaattagatttctgctgaaacaagaagcacctgactgcaatccactgatttccccagattggtggaaaggtttgttcctatgggttggaacaaaaacctgcacccagtgcggccctttgtggaattaattggcCAGGTCTGCAGTAAAATATACAAAGTTTTCTCGGGTTGCCCAAACTGTTTCAAGCTGCTGTATGTTCCCATTAGTGTCTTAGTCAAGTATTACAGTGGATGCAAAAAATGGGCATCCTGTGTGGCACTAATACGTTAGTTGAGACGACGTCAAACGTTTTTGACGTTTTTCTTTTTGGTAGGAGGCCGCGAGACGTAAAATGAACGTCGTTTTCGGCTCAAACAACGGAAAATTGAACTCGAACAATAGCGACCTCTGCTGGATCTTTCTTGAACAGGCCGAGGCGCGGATTCGTAGATCATCGGCTTCTTTCGGCATTTTCCGTTCTCCCTGACAGTTTAGCGGCTTTGCTAACACAGCTGATTAGCCCGCCCCAACTCGACTAATATCCGTCgcttatttccctttttttccgaAACGGGGAAGATGGCACGAGTGCTGTAAACAGATGGCGGATGTCGAGGGGCAAGAGTTTTGTCCATCGCTGCCTCAGCATCCAGCTTGCAACGGAACCGGGAGCGGCGACGTTACGCCGGACGCCGACGGCGGCTGCGGCAGCGGCAGCGGCTTGACGAGCCCAAACAGCATCGTGACATCGGGCCCACGGCTGATCCGAATCGTCAAGTCCGACTCGGGCTATGGTTTTAACGTCCGGGGCCAAGTTAGTGAGGGTGGGCAACTCCGGAGCATTAACGGGGAACTGTATGCCCCGCTGCAGCATGTCAGCGCGGTTCTCCCCGGTGGTGCAGCCGACAGAGCCGGAATTTCGAAAGGGGACAGGATTCTTGAAGTGTAAGTGCATTTTTGCTTTCGCATGGAAACCGTGATATTGTTTgtttacaaatgcaacgcgacaGACAGCAAGTGCCAGTtactaccacacctgaatcaaatgatcaactcatcagcaagctgtcctgAAGCTACAttccgatcccgattatttgattcaggtgtgttggtggagggtgACATGGAAaccagactggataggggctctcgaggaccggacttggccacccctgctttactGAGTTGATGAATGGGTTGTTTGTGCCTGCAAGTATTCGGGGGTCATTAGGTATTCATATCACACTACTAGTTCCGTCTCCTCTAACACACGTACATCATCCAATACAGCTGTATCATGTATTATTTGTACAATACACCGACAAGCCATTTCACTCTAATCAGTATTACCAAGCGTCCGTATTCAGATTTACATGGTTATTGGTTGCTGATGTTACACTGTTGCTATGGAGAGGTGTGTGTGGAgcatctgtgtgtgtctgtgtgtttgggCAAGGTTATTAGAACGACAGTAACATCCATGATTGGCTCTGGTGTGACAAATGTACCGTCTCATTGGCTAGCTACTGCGGGACGCTTTCTCAACGAGTGACCTGGGGTCACTTGGCTGTTTCGTGCCCCCTTTATTTCTGGGTGCTTGTGAAGTTCAGTACATATGCGATATCACCATTGAATATACAACACGTGCGTATCGGAGCCGGGTAATTTTCATCTCTTTGTTGTGCTTATTAAATTAATCATAATTGACTCTAACATGTTTGTGCACATCAAGCTGCATCCTGCGTAAACCACACACCAATTCCTTATTAAAGAGTATTTATTTGATGATTGTAAGTGAATTGAACTTGATAATTAGAGAATAATTGAAAAGTAATattctcttctcattttctgaaccgctttatcctcactagggccacggggggtgctggagtctatcccagctgactttgggccagaggcgggggacaccctgaattagtggccagccaatcgcagggcacaaggagacaaacaaccattcatgcgcgcactcatacctaggggcaatgtagtgtccaatcaccctaccatgcatgtctttggaacgtggaaggaatccggagtaccccgagaaaacccatgcgggcccagggagaagatgcaaactccacacaggtggaccgacttggatttgaacccagggccctactatgaggccgatgcgctaaccactcagccgccgggtcACCCAAAAAGCAAATATTAAACTTGGGTAATTCCCTTTCTGTTAATAAAGAACGTTGGactaaaatatgctttttttaacTCCTACGTAAGAAACAACCTTAAAAGAGATTATCAAAGTACATGGAAACGTAATCAGTTCTAGAAAATTGGGAAAAGAACAGACTTTATGACAGTGCCAAGTGCTAGATCTGCATGACCAAAAGTCACTGTACTAGGGGCCTTTGGAATCATAAAACTGGAGCAGAGAAGTGCTACCAGTGTTCTCTCCCTGCTTTATCCCATTCTAGATCTGGACTTCAATATGTTGTATCATTGCATAATTGTAAAATACTGTGCTAAGGGATGTAGTAATAGAGCTGCCAGCAGATCAGCTCTCAGTCACAAGTTCCATTGAAATCATTTCCTGTCTCTGTGGTCAAGCTGACCATTATGTTATCCATCAGCACTTATTATTAAGCTCAAAACACATGATCGTGATCAAAAGACCAGTTTTAGCTAGCTGCTATTGCATAAGCACCTGCTTTAACGACTTctcatgattatttatttatccatgtttatattttttatgattgctgttattaaaaatgtttatcaaCCTTGACTTTTCTACTTGTCTTCTGTGAAATAGGAACAGAGTGAATGTCGAAGGCGCAACGCACAAGCAGGTGGTGGACCTAATCCGGGCCGGAGAGAGAGAGCTGGTCCTGACGGTGCTCTCGGTCCCACCTCAGGAAGTCGACTGTTTGGATGTCGGGGACGATGGCTCTGCCCAGTCCTGTTACGACTACTCTGACAAGCAGGCCGTCCCCATCTCCGTGCCCAGCTACAAACATACAGAGCTTCACCAGGAGAAGTTTGTGGTGAGTACTTCAGAGGAGAATAAGTGCTTGAAGGTTTGCTCACTGACTGGACACAATCATAGCTCTAATGTTTGATGACCTTTAATAATAAAAGTGTTTACGACTGGGGAAATATGCTTTCCTGTTATCTTTATTTCAACCCAAGTATGTTCAATATACTTGCTGTCTTCCTCCAGGTATATAATGTCCATATGGCAGGAAGGCAGTTGTGCTCCAAACGCTACCGAGAGTTTGTGATTCTTCACCAAAACTTAAAGAGAGAGTTTTCCAACTTCACGTTTCCCAAGTTGCCCGGGAAGTGGCCTTTTACCCTTTCGGAGCAGCAGCTGGATGCACGACGCAGAGGGCTGGAAGAATATCTGGAGAGAGGTGAGAATTTGGATATTTGCCAATATAGTAGCCACATTATAAATGATATCCAAGTGTTGATACAAAATTCTCGTGGCATCTCATAAAGAAATGAAAGTTGATAGACGCATGTGGAAACATCAATACTCTTTAAGTTAAGTCTGAGGATAGATTTTATGATGTGTTTATCTGCAGTTTGTTCTGTGAGAGTCATTGGTGAAAGTGACATTATGCAGGAGTTCCTGTCTGATTCAGATGAAGTAAGTGAATAATGCCTGctatgaatgtgtatatatctTTAGTTGCACTGTCTAATGTTGCCgcaaaacatattttcctttttgggTTCCAGAACTACAATGGTGTCTGGGATGTAGACTTGAGAATAGCCATTCCTGATAAGACCACGCTCACAGTTCGGGTTCGCAAAAATTCCACCACTGACCAGGTCTACCAGGTacaatctatctatctatatattcaTTATTCCCAGACGCTTGAatattctccttttttttttataggctTTGGTCATAAAACTCGGGATGGACAGCATAACGGCCAGCTATTTTGCACTCTTTGAGGTCATCAACGATACCTTCTGTGAGTGCATTTTATAATTTAACACCAAAGGTCCACTCTTTTATTGCTACACACTCACATTTTCCCTTAAGTGGAAATCAGTGTGGCCAAATGAATGAGCATTTTGAAAAGAAGAAAGCAGAGTGTAAGCTTAACATCTTTGGCTATATTTTCGTATGCAGCACAGATGTACAGTTGACTGACAAGTTTTGGCCATGTGAAGATAGATGTGTTTTACACCAATTGTTGGTAACTCAGTGAGGCAGGTGCAATATTTCGTGGCCGAAAATATCAAACATGTCCCATGAGACTTTACCTTCTCTGCAGACATTACACATGATTAAGGTTTAAAATCAAACTTTTGAAGTATCTTTTTTTGATAACTTTTTGCATCTgactttggattggattggataactttattcatcccgtattcgagaaatttcattgtgacagtagcaagaaggagggaatgcagatacagaaaaaaaccacatagttacaagttagacagtacagttgcaaaggccacagaacaacaaagcaaaagcacaaagtacaaagcaaatcaaagtacaaagcaaatcaaagtaaatgggatcattaagactccccaaatcaaatcattaagacagaaagcCAGCAAAAGCACAAAACGAACAacagtggacggagctaccgccaccggctgccacttgaacggcaccatctcggttgcggtagcaaaaacagatacagactcaagaaaaagacgttgtaaagttggataaaactggaaaaatTGGATGTTTTGCCGTATGTTGGATTTGTTGGCTTGCACTGAATCCTCCCCTTTCTTTTTTGTTCAGTACGTAAGCTTGCTCCCAACGAGTTCCCCCACAAGCTCTATGTGCAAAACTACACATCAGCCATCCCGGGAACCTGCCTGACAATGCGCAAGTGGCTCTTCACTACAGAAGAGGAGTCATTGCTAAATGATAACCAACTTGCTGTCTGCTACTTCTTCCACCAGGTGTGTGTTGTGCTATGATCTCTCTttcgctttctctctctgtgtataaaaaaaacaacatattttttatttcacaggCTTTGGAGGATGTGATGAAAGGTTTCATCAAAGTAGAGCAGAAGTCCTACCAGCTCCAAAAGATGGCAGAGCAAAAGAATATGTCCATGGTCAGAATTTCACACATACCAGGCACACTGAAGCAAGTTGTGTTAGAGTACACCTTTCTTAAAACGTGGATAATCAAGTCCAATTAAACTCCAAGTAGTTCAaattaaaagtgttttttgtgGATTTTGGCTCATCTGTTTGTAAATTGAGTTGAAAAGAtcaacgtttttatttttttgtttcgaaCTGTTTCACCGTACACTAACCTCTACTTTTCTCTTCACAGTATCTAGCTTTGTTAGGTGGCTGCACTGGCTACAATGAAATCTTGTTCCCCCACTGCTCGTGCGACTCCAGACGTAAAGGCCATGTCATCGCGGCCATTAGCATTCAGCACTTCAAGCTGCACGCCTGCACTGAGGAGGGAACACTTGAGGCAAGGCTGACTACATTTTGCCGCGTCCACTAAAATATATTTGTCGACTTTAGTCTCTAAGCATCTCATAAGGCACAATTTTGAACAAAACTCTACTTTAGGGCAGTTTTTCTTTGGATAGAATTTCTGCCTTTGACAAAGTGGagggaatattaaccatttttcaaaactgCAAATTTGCTAAAAATCTACAGGCCTCTGCTTGTCAACAAAAGAAAACTACAATTTGTTCGAAACTTTTAACTTGATTTAGAGTTCAATGGgaaaggcaatttaaatgtTTGCCAGGGTATACTCACTCCCTTCAAACATGACTTTTACTGTGACTGGTTCATTCTACGCACAGCCActaccttttaaatcaattttctttgaaaaagataaaaaaagaacacttgACAGAAACTATAATAATGGAGTCCAATTTGCTTACAGAACCAAGTTATTGCCTTTGAGTGGGTGGAAATGCAGCGGTGGGACACCGATGAAGAGGGAATGGCCTTTTGCTTCGAGTATGCGCGAGGGCAGAAGAAGCCTCGCTGGGTCAAGATATTCACACCTTATGTGAGCTCTTTCTTTTGTCGCGAAACTCTGAGTTATTGCCTTCTACTAGAACTAAATTCTAATTTGTTATTCCAGTTTAACTACATGCATGAATGCTTTGAGAGAGTTTTCTGCGAgctaaaatggagaaaagaggTAAGCCCTTACTCTTGGCTATGTTTCTACTGGACAATCGGATAGCTTTTCCACTTCAAAATCGACTCTTGAAAATGTTGGATCAGCAGAACGGGCTCCGAGCAGAGTGAAAAAAAGAGCATAATTCAAAATTAAACCACTCTTCTTGATGTCATTAGGTAGCAGAGGAGGCCACAGACAAAGACAACAAGAACTGCTCCAACGATGGTATGTGTGTCAAGGTAAAAATTATGCCTGCGTCAGACTCGATAGGCAAAAGTTTcatacactgaaaaaaatgaagttttaatgcatttatgTTTAATTAAAAGTGTAAAAGGAATCTTGGGATTAAACTACCAACTATTAAATGCCAGTGCAAGATTGAGTTTAAGATTGAGCCCAAATTaccacaatttaaaatgtcaaggtcacacaatttaacattttaaattcagTTTACTCAAAAACTATTGCCCACACACTTGCTACTACACTTGGAGTCATTTTATCAAGATAATATGGTTAACTTGcacaaatattcaaaataacTAGTGACTTAAGAAAACCTAAGAATTGAAGTCATATCTATTTAAAATCTCAGCAAGATTAAATTGGAAGTTTTATCCATGTTATGTTTTGGGTTTTGGGCttgttttcccttgtgtgtgctgtccatATGATTATGAATAAATGTtccacctgctgtgtctttcaACCCCCACCTATGTATTTTCAGCCCGTGTCATTGTCAGTCTGGTTTGGAGTGTTGTTTTCTGTTGTGAGAAAACATGATGatacattttttacagtgtatgATCACTTTCTTTTCACAGGATTAGTTTCTGACATTGTCTTGCTTGCTGTTACAGAATGTTTTCCAGCTGCTGCGGCACCGAAAGGATGGGGGCACTCAGCGAGGGAGATCGTTACCTCTTGACTATGTATCCGAGTCCATCACTCAGCTCAGTGCGGCCCTTTTCTAAATACAGGGATACTCGTTTGTTAAGGACATGGTCGCATTCCACCTAAAAGACATTCAATCCCCATACAGATGGACCAGCAAACGTCTGCAAAGAAGCAGAACAGAACATAGTAATCATGCTTTGAACAACATGACTGAAATGTGGACAAAGTGAAGGAGTTTAACCTTAAAAGACCGAGATGAACAGTCAAGGTATTTTGTGACTTTTCAAAGGGAAATGTTGAAAGTGTGGAGCAAAGAAAGATGATTGGCAGATATTTCTGGTATGTTGTAACATGGATTGCAAATGCACAAATCAATTGTAAGAGGTACTAAGGACACGTAGATAGACACTGTAAACCTCATTGTCAGACGCATAACTGAAGATAAGGCAACAAGCAGCTTTTGACTTTTATAATATGCTACAAGATAAAGAATCTCATAATGCAGCCTTGCCTCTGCTTTATTGGCTttaaccaggggtggccaagtccggtcctcgagagcccctatctagtctgttttccatgtctccctccgtcaacacacctgaatcaaataaccgTGATCGGTATGAaccttctggacagcttgctgatgagttgatcatttgattcaggtgtgatagaggagggagatatgaaatacagactggataggagctctcgaggactggactcgGCCACCCCTGGCTTAAACACAAAAATGTTATCCCTGCTGTTCTAGGTTagtgcagaaaaaaagcatcaggtcaaactgattattttcattttatttctatggTTGATCATTTTGAAGCACAGCAAATGAAAAGACAAACGTTTGTTAAAAGTTGTTTTATATTGTTTCCAGAAGTCATCTACATTGAAGGTAACCCTGACGAAATAACAAAGATTTCAGCCAGAAAATATGGCTGTCCTTAAACACGTTTTCTGAAATTGGGAAAGTACAACAGAGGTAAGATGCAACAAAGCAACCCACTAAGctaactgcaaaaaaagaacaacaagcaGAACAACAAATGTCGATGGGCCTTTTGCGGTTATGGGAGAATTCAGTCAGGAGACTTATCAGCATTTATTCCAAATGTGCCAGAttgcaagtacagtggtacctcgacatacgatcttaatccgttccgggactgagctcgtatgacaagtttctcgtaactcgaggtaaagtttcccattgaaatgaatgggaaacaaattaattcgttccaactatctgaagaaaacaccaaaaacaggatattggattggaaaacatgttttatttcttataattcaccatctattaacaaagtaataaataacgagtggtttgatagtaataatgtgtttaataggagtaaaattagacacatttcgcggagggaagagaac is from Stigmatopora argus isolate UIUO_Sarg chromosome 4, RoL_Sarg_1.0, whole genome shotgun sequence and encodes:
- the snx27b gene encoding sorting nexin-27b isoform X2, with product MADVEGQEFCPSLPQHPACNGTGSGDVTPDADGGCGSGSGLTSPNSIVTSGPRLIRIVKSDSGYGFNVRGQVSEGGQLRSINGELYAPLQHVSAVLPGGAADRAGISKGDRILEVNRVNVEGATHKQVVDLIRAGERELVLTVLSVPPQEVDCLDVGDDGSAQSCYDYSDKQAVPISVPSYKHTELHQEKFVVYNVHMAGRQLCSKRYREFVILHQNLKREFSNFTFPKLPGKWPFTLSEQQLDARRRGLEEYLERVCSVRVIGESDIMQEFLSDSDENYNGVWDVDLRIAIPDKTTLTVRVRKNSTTDQVYQALVIKLGMDSITASYFALFEVINDTFLRKLAPNEFPHKLYVQNYTSAIPGTCLTMRKWLFTTEEESLLNDNQLAVCYFFHQALEDVMKGFIKVEQKSYQLQKMAEQKNMSMYLALLGGCTGYNEILFPHCSCDSRRKGHVIAAISIQHFKLHACTEEGTLENQVIAFEWVEMQRWDTDEEGMAFCFEYARGQKKPRWVKIFTPYFNYMHECFERVFCELKWRKEVAEEATDKDNKNCSNDECFPAAAAPKGWGHSAREIVTS
- the LOC144072759 gene encoding uncharacterized protein LOC144072759; this translates as MPRFDRCIEDVLDFFDEYASEETECLDRDQFKELATSTFSSPEYQGKLESIDVDELFDKLDTNGDGELTFEEYIRCIGEIIERFRKKAGRRGGRNRRKEDADTPSISDCVEDIIEFFETNSSEGSDGLSREQFKELATSEINSSSFAGKLEADKLDELFDKLDANSDGELSFNEYIKCLGDILKTMRKKTGRRGKRGGRGGRGGKGGGGGGGGKGGGGGGGGRGGGGGKGGGGRGGRGGRGGRGDD
- the snx27b gene encoding sorting nexin-27b isoform X3, whose product is MAGRQLCSKRYREFVILHQNLKREFSNFTFPKLPGKWPFTLSEQQLDARRRGLEEYLERVCSVRVIGESDIMQEFLSDSDENYNGVWDVDLRIAIPDKTTLTVRVRKNSTTDQVYQALVIKLGMDSITASYFALFEVINDTFLRKLAPNEFPHKLYVQNYTSAIPGTCLTMRKWLFTTEEESLLNDNQLAVCYFFHQALEDVMKGFIKVEQKSYQLQKMAEQKNMSMYLALLGGCTGYNEILFPHCSCDSRRKGHVIAAISIQHFKLHACTEEGTLENQVIAFEWVEMQRWDTDEEGMAFCFEYARGQKKPRWVKIFTPYFNYMHECFERVFCELKWRKEVAEEATDKDNKNCSNDGMCVKNVFQLLRHRKDGGTQRGRSLPLDYVSESITQLSAALF
- the snx27b gene encoding sorting nexin-27b isoform X1, whose translation is MADVEGQEFCPSLPQHPACNGTGSGDVTPDADGGCGSGSGLTSPNSIVTSGPRLIRIVKSDSGYGFNVRGQVSEGGQLRSINGELYAPLQHVSAVLPGGAADRAGISKGDRILEVNRVNVEGATHKQVVDLIRAGERELVLTVLSVPPQEVDCLDVGDDGSAQSCYDYSDKQAVPISVPSYKHTELHQEKFVVYNVHMAGRQLCSKRYREFVILHQNLKREFSNFTFPKLPGKWPFTLSEQQLDARRRGLEEYLERVCSVRVIGESDIMQEFLSDSDENYNGVWDVDLRIAIPDKTTLTVRVRKNSTTDQVYQALVIKLGMDSITASYFALFEVINDTFLRKLAPNEFPHKLYVQNYTSAIPGTCLTMRKWLFTTEEESLLNDNQLAVCYFFHQALEDVMKGFIKVEQKSYQLQKMAEQKNMSMYLALLGGCTGYNEILFPHCSCDSRRKGHVIAAISIQHFKLHACTEEGTLENQVIAFEWVEMQRWDTDEEGMAFCFEYARGQKKPRWVKIFTPYFNYMHECFERVFCELKWRKEVAEEATDKDNKNCSNDGMCVKNVFQLLRHRKDGGTQRGRSLPLDYVSESITQLSAALF